A genomic region of Methanofastidiosum sp. contains the following coding sequences:
- a CDS encoding ammonium transporter produces MSMEISLLDTMWVLIASFLVFIMHLGFTTIEAGLTRSKNTISIITKNVFTIVMGSIVFMVIGFTLAFSGSGSFIGDLGYFFINGIGEGPWPGLLIPALAFFLFQAMFAATSATIVSGAVAERMKFSAYIVLSVVLVGLIYPIITHWVWGGGWLSSLGFHDFAGSTVVHSVGAWTALATVIVLGPRFGKFDEKGNPRAMPGHNIGLAAIGCLLLWFGWFGFNPGSELAFDSAVPLIAITTNIAAAGGGLAALTVSWLKTKKPDAGMFLNGILAGLVAITAPCAVVSPQWALVIGLIAGSIVVYAVEFIESKLKIDDPVGAISVHGVCGVFGTLAVGLFASENGLITTGSASQLIVQAIGVVSTFGLVFFSALVMAKIIDKLLGLRVSPEVEINGLDITEFGGDSYPDFLKM; encoded by the coding sequence ATGTCGATGGAAATAAGTCTATTAGATACAATGTGGGTGTTAATTGCCAGCTTTCTGGTATTTATTATGCACCTTGGGTTTACTACAATAGAGGCAGGATTAACAAGGTCAAAAAATACTATTAGTATTATTACTAAGAATGTATTCACTATAGTAATGGGGAGCATCGTGTTCATGGTGATAGGCTTCACTTTGGCCTTTTCTGGCTCTGGGAGCTTCATAGGGGACCTTGGATACTTCTTCATAAATGGAATTGGTGAAGGCCCATGGCCCGGTCTTCTGATACCTGCTCTGGCATTCTTTCTATTTCAAGCAATGTTTGCGGCAACTTCCGCTACCATTGTAAGTGGTGCAGTTGCTGAAAGGATGAAGTTTAGTGCATACATAGTATTATCAGTGGTCCTTGTTGGATTGATATACCCAATAATTACACACTGGGTGTGGGGTGGAGGATGGTTGTCCTCTCTAGGATTCCACGACTTTGCAGGATCAACAGTTGTACACAGCGTTGGAGCGTGGACAGCTTTGGCTACAGTGATAGTATTGGGACCTCGCTTTGGAAAGTTTGATGAAAAAGGAAATCCACGGGCTATGCCAGGACATAACATAGGGCTAGCCGCGATAGGATGCCTTTTGCTCTGGTTTGGCTGGTTTGGATTTAACCCTGGCAGTGAACTTGCATTTGACAGCGCTGTTCCACTAATTGCAATTACAACAAACATCGCTGCTGCTGGAGGGGGGCTCGCCGCCCTTACAGTTTCCTGGCTTAAAACCAAAAAGCCTGATGCAGGTATGTTCTTAAACGGTATTCTCGCAGGTCTTGTAGCAATAACTGCGCCATGTGCAGTAGTATCTCCACAGTGGGCTTTGGTGATAGGATTAATAGCAGGTTCCATAGTAGTCTATGCGGTAGAGTTTATAGAATCAAAGCTAAAGATTGATGACCCTGTTGGAGCCATATCAGTTCACGGTGTATGTGGTGTCTTTGGAACATTGGCAGTAGGGTTGTTTGCAAGCGAAAATGGATTGATTACAACAGGCTCTGCTTCACAACTTATAGTTCAAGCGATAGGAGTAGTCTCTACATTTGGCCTTGTCTTTTTTTCTGCACTGGTAATGGCGAAGATAATCGATAAATTATTAGGGCTAAGAGTTTCTCCAGAGGTAGAAATAAATGGTCTTGATATTACAGAGTTTGGTGGAGATTCGTATCCAGACTTTTTAAAGATGTGA
- a CDS encoding P-II family nitrogen regulator yields the protein MKKIEAIIRPEKLDDIKAALDKLGCVGMTITEVKGRGKGGGVTKQWRGRQYHVDFIPKIKIELVIKAKYLDKVVGILLESARTGKEGDGKIFISNVEKVYRVRTGEEDQKAI from the coding sequence ATGAAAAAAATTGAAGCTATTATTAGGCCAGAAAAACTTGACGACATAAAGGCTGCATTGGACAAACTTGGATGTGTTGGAATGACTATAACAGAGGTAAAAGGCAGAGGAAAAGGGGGCGGTGTGACAAAGCAGTGGCGAGGAAGGCAGTATCACGTAGACTTCATACCAAAGATAAAGATTGAGCTGGTAATCAAAGCAAAGTATCTCGATAAAGTAGTTGGTATCTTACTAGAGAGCGCACGAACAGGCAAAGAAGGTGACGGTAAGATATTCATTTCCAACGTAGAAAAGGTTTACAGGGTAAGAACTGGTGAGGAAGACCAAAAAGCAATATAA
- a CDS encoding aldolase, with protein MWKEIAKFGKKLVDGGYLSSHFGNISVRVGDSITVTRSGCMLDEITEASVVTVDLNKPSSLDLIASSETIVHREIYKKTSALAIIHAHCPFAVIESILNENSIEPYDSEGKFFFHEIPIVTGHIGTKELAENAAKALEKHKGCIVKAHGTFAVGKILEEAYVHTTMMEHSSKIKYFCDLSKNK; from the coding sequence ATGTGGAAAGAAATAGCTAAATTTGGTAAAAAACTTGTCGATGGAGGATATTTAAGCTCTCATTTTGGCAATATTAGTGTTAGAGTGGGAGATAGTATTACAGTTACAAGAAGCGGATGTATGCTTGATGAGATAACTGAAGCATCTGTTGTCACAGTTGACCTTAATAAACCCTCATCTCTAGACCTAATAGCTTCAAGTGAAACTATTGTCCATAGAGAAATATACAAAAAGACTTCTGCACTTGCCATTATTCATGCACATTGTCCATTTGCAGTTATAGAGTCTATTTTAAATGAAAACTCGATTGAACCATACGACTCTGAGGGAAAATTCTTTTTCCATGAGATACCTATAGTAACTGGTCATATAGGAACAAAGGAACTAGCAGAGAATGCGGCAAAGGCTCTTGAAAAGCATAAAGGTTGTATTGTTAAAGCTCATGGAACGTTTGCTGTAGGAAAGATCCTAGAAGAAGCATATGTGCATACAACTATGATGGAACACAGTTCCAAGATAAAATATTTCTGCGATTTAAGTAAAAATAAATAA
- a CDS encoding universal stress protein, with protein MKILMCTDGSFYSDSALAYGAQLFCNLKEHEVTILYVMPKVHEEFKFYERKFEEEVRKLKEVELKNVETVEELKNLKPVDVSVRILEGAYKLMMKFGFDAKTKARSGNPADEILREAEEENYELIVMGQYGFSKSNKASLGKVASIVVKNSKIPVLIVK; from the coding sequence ATGAAAATATTGATGTGTACCGATGGATCATTTTATTCGGATAGTGCTCTAGCGTATGGCGCTCAATTATTTTGTAATTTAAAGGAACATGAAGTAACTATACTATACGTTATGCCTAAAGTTCACGAAGAGTTCAAGTTTTATGAAAGAAAGTTTGAAGAAGAAGTAAGAAAATTAAAAGAAGTCGAACTTAAAAATGTAGAGACTGTTGAAGAATTAAAAAACTTGAAACCTGTCGATGTCAGCGTTCGAATATTAGAAGGTGCATATAAGCTTATGATGAAGTTTGGATTTGATGCAAAAACTAAAGCAAGATCGGGAAACCCAGCAGATGAAATCCTTAGAGAAGCCGAAGAGGAAAACTATGAACTTATTGTCATGGGACAATATGGATTCTCAAAATCAAATAAAGCATCTTTAGGAAAAGTCGCATCAATTGTAGTTAAAAATAGTAAAATTCCTGTTTTAATTGTTAAATAA